The Nonlabens spongiae genome contains a region encoding:
- a CDS encoding beta strand repeat-containing protein has product MKKITLLCLLIVSSLGCAQTLNETMGTGSGVSITSGDFNTLYGDSTGSFLTSGSGNTLIGYRAGRSVTTSELVAIGYEAGYSNTTGFDNTFIGWQAGKFNITGGDNTFIGTESGENNTTGYDNTFVGEESGANNTTGYENTFIGEDAGFSNTTGYKQTFVGNEVGISSDVGYRNTGVGSESMSDVDDGHHNTGLGDSAAIDIGDGIYNTMVGAAAGVATEYADYNTFIGSQAGWDNNRTNSLTNANHNTYVGFSTGFSNREGEFNVGMGSRSDYNSTVRSRTTFIGADIDVDNNDVIIMGYNGYNNGQYSISIGNNHDMRGTGSVMLGNLGNMQANADYSIGIGDQLDIEENDVVGIGRSVDIDNQFAIAIGSTTVASNDGAIVLGYQASSTDPSAVDPTNNIAIGTSANVQGTNSVAIGNAATAVNDNTMVLGGATNPLSVGIGTDAPNSNAALELSGTNKGLLFNRLTTALRTTLASSLGTGDEGLTVYDTEEDGLYIWDGSAWKASGGGDTTDLESRIAALESATQGSGSDATPQAFNYQSVITDASNNPIRNQAVGLRLNLVQGGTITVYSETHSVTTNASGVASLKIGEGTVQSGVFADVDWSTGDYDLEIEADVTGGTSYVSIGATRLVSVPYALHAVTADRLTGAPMSSRPLSTDNTSSTGEVAELRAEVQRLSQLVDQLLRDRN; this is encoded by the coding sequence ATGAAAAAAATTACTTTATTATGTCTGCTGATCGTTAGTAGTTTAGGCTGCGCTCAGACTTTAAACGAAACCATGGGTACCGGCTCTGGAGTCAGTATTACTTCTGGGGACTTTAATACCTTGTACGGAGATAGTACTGGAAGCTTTTTAACATCTGGAAGTGGAAATACATTAATAGGGTATCGAGCGGGTAGAAGTGTGACAACTAGTGAGTTAGTAGCTATAGGTTATGAAGCGGGATATTCCAACACAACTGGATTTGATAATACCTTTATTGGTTGGCAAGCGGGAAAATTTAACATTACGGGAGGTGATAATACTTTTATTGGAACGGAGAGTGGTGAGAATAATACTACTGGTTACGACAATACCTTTGTAGGAGAAGAAAGTGGGGCAAATAACACGACGGGTTATGAGAATACATTTATAGGCGAGGATGCTGGTTTTTCCAACACAACGGGTTATAAACAAACTTTTGTAGGTAATGAAGTGGGTATTTCTTCAGATGTAGGTTATCGTAATACGGGAGTGGGTAGTGAGTCCATGAGTGATGTAGACGACGGTCACCATAATACTGGTTTGGGAGATTCTGCAGCCATCGACATAGGTGATGGTATCTATAACACTATGGTGGGAGCTGCTGCCGGTGTAGCTACAGAATACGCTGACTATAATACTTTTATTGGATCGCAAGCAGGTTGGGACAATAATAGGACAAACAGTCTTACCAATGCAAACCATAATACTTATGTAGGTTTTTCTACTGGTTTTAGCAACCGAGAAGGGGAATTCAATGTTGGGATGGGTTCTAGATCCGATTATAATAGTACCGTTCGTAGTCGCACCACCTTTATAGGAGCAGACATTGATGTAGATAATAATGACGTAATCATTATGGGTTATAATGGTTATAATAATGGGCAATATTCTATTTCCATTGGAAATAATCATGACATGAGAGGTACTGGTTCTGTCATGTTGGGTAATTTAGGAAATATGCAGGCTAATGCAGATTACTCTATAGGTATAGGGGATCAATTGGATATTGAAGAGAATGATGTCGTAGGTATAGGACGATCTGTAGATATAGATAATCAGTTTGCTATTGCTATAGGCTCTACAACCGTGGCTTCTAATGACGGTGCCATAGTTCTCGGGTATCAAGCGAGTTCAACTGATCCAAGTGCTGTAGATCCAACTAATAATATTGCTATCGGAACATCCGCTAATGTTCAAGGGACGAATTCAGTAGCCATAGGGAATGCGGCTACAGCGGTTAATGATAATACCATGGTACTGGGTGGAGCCACAAATCCACTCAGCGTGGGAATAGGGACTGATGCTCCTAATAGTAATGCGGCGCTTGAGCTTTCAGGAACAAATAAAGGTTTGCTTTTTAATAGGCTTACAACGGCCTTGCGCACAACTCTAGCCTCCTCACTTGGCACAGGAGATGAAGGGCTCACTGTGTATGATACTGAAGAAGATGGTTTATACATTTGGGACGGCTCGGCTTGGAAGGCTAGTGGAGGTGGTGATACCACTGATTTAGAATCAAGAATAGCAGCTTTGGAATCAGCGACTCAAGGTTCAGGTTCTGACGCTACGCCACAAGCATTCAATTATCAATCAGTAATTACAGATGCTTCTAATAACCCTATTAGAAATCAGGCTGTAGGTTTACGCCTTAATCTTGTTCAAGGAGGGACTATCACAGTGTACTCTGAAACTCATTCTGTTACCACAAATGCCAGTGGTGTAGCCTCACTTAAAATAGGTGAGGGGACCGTGCAATCTGGAGTCTTTGCTGATGTAGACTGGAGTACTGGAGATTATGACCTTGAAATAGAGGCAGATGTCACTGGAGGTACCTCTTATGTCTCTATAGGGGCCACACGTTTGGTTAGTGTTCCTTATGCCTTGCACGCGGTTACGGCAGACCGGCTTACTGGAGCTCCTATGTCATCGCGACCGCTTTCCACGGACAATACTTCATCAACTGGAGAAGTTGCTGAATTGAGAGCAGAGGTTCAAAGATTGTCTCAACTAGTTGATCAGTTATTGAGAGATAGAAATTAA